The stretch of DNA CAGGAAGACCAACCCGAAGGATCTGGTGGTCGTGTGCCCGTTCTACAGCAGCCGGGCCAACATCCGGCCCAGCAAATACGTGCCCATCTGGTGGGCGTTTtaccctccgccgccgtacaagctcaaggagctGTTCGAGCTGGGGCAAAaggacgcgcacgcgtggTGCGATAAGCAGGAGGACGCCGGGAGCTCCCCGGAGAAGGACGATTCGCCGAGGGCCACGTCATCGGAggggtcgaggtcgtcggacgaggacgatgacaTGGAGTGGGAGTGGCAGCGCAAGGAGAAGGCTCAGGCTCGAGGGACCTCAGACGCGAAGGACCTCAGCCGCGAATCCTCGgtgaccgcggacgaccagGACATggagccgccgacgtcgcccacgGCCACGAACAGAGGTTTCACAGAGTGGGCGGCGGAGTGCCAGGAGTGGGCCTCGCtcagcgcggaggcggcggcgaggcgggcgatgagcgcggcgcgagcggcggcaaacaaggcggaggcgtttGTCCACCACGAGGCCGAGGTCGTGCACACCTACGCGTCCGGGAAGTTTTGCCAGGCGCAGGCTGCCGCAGAGGCTATGCGCAGGGTGGCGTCGAAGAGTAACCTGCCGGAGATTGACCTCATCGCGGatctggacgacgacgatccggaggaggagatcccTCGAGGGAGGTTCCAGGCGCACAGGCTGCTCTTGAAGTCGTTGGCGTGCATGGTGATCTACCTGGAGCTCGTGGCGCAGACGCTGCTGAACGTGtgcggagccggcgcggcgctgttACTTCCCGGGGTCAGGTCGGGGAAGCTCCGCGAGAAGGTTTTCGAGTGCTGCCGACCGCTGCCGCGGGTGCTGCTGCAGCCGGTGCCCGGGGTGCGGAAGGTTGCGAAGATCGACGGAAAGACGGCCAAGGCGCTGGGTAACATCTCGGTTGCCTACCGCGTGCTATGCTACTTGGTCCACATGGAGGTCCACTGCTAGTTGACCTCGCAGCGACTGCGAGTTCACGAGACGTGACTGATAACATTAGGAGAATCTTATTATCTTTCTCTTTGAATAACAAGACTTGTTGTCCACCAAACTCCAGGAGACCGATTACCACCAGGCGggctcgccgtcggtgcCCGCGACCTTGATGCCGTCCTtgcccgcgacgatgacctGGTAGGACATGCCGACAAACAGGCCGTGatccacgacgccgacggtgttcttgagctcctcggccgcCTTGTTGACGTCCTTGATGGGCTCCTTGAAGTGGAGGTCGACGATGTAGTTGCCGTTGTCGGTGACCGCGATGTTATCGCCGTCGGGCTTGttggtggaggaggagcccaTGCGGAGGACGGCCTCGCagcccgcgacggaggggagcgcggcgatggtgcGGAGGGTGTGCATGTGGCAGAACGGAGTGATCTCCACGGGGAGGGGGAAGCCGGGGCCGAGGCCCTTGCACAGCTTAGACTCGTCGACAATGACCACGAACTTCTTCGCCATGACCTCGACCATCttctcgcggaggagggcacCACCGCCACCCTTGACGAGAGCGAGGTCGGGatcgacctcgtcggcgccgtcgatggcGACATCGAGCACGGACTTCTCGTTGAGGGTGCAGAGGGGGATGCCAAGGGACTCGGCCTGCTCCCTGGTGCGCTCGGAGGTGGGGATCGCGATGATGTCCTTCAGCTCGCCGGACTTGAGcttctcgccgaggcgctcgacggcgaagTACGCGGTGGAGCCTgtgccgaggccgacgaccATGCCGGACTCGACGTGGTCATCAACGGACTTGTAGCCAACCTGCGCGTATCGAATGAAGGTGCGTGGTGAGACGTTGCGGTACGAGGAGGCCAGTCCGAAAGACAGGGGAGCGAGGCTGGGAATCCAGGGCAGCACTTACGAGCTTCTTGAGCTCGTCCTGAGACGCCatggcgcggggggcgacgacggcggagcgAACGGCAGActtggacgcgacgcggcggttaGCGGCGCGAAGGGGAGTGGCGCGGAGGGAGACGGATGAGGCGAGGAGGGCAGCGGGCATCGTGTCGCGCTACGCTTTGCGTTGTGAGCGACGATCGGGGCTCGATCGGATTGGATAACTTTTACCCTTCCGAGGGAGCTGGCATTTGGGCGTGCGTCACGCGGTTCGCTGCAAAACTGACGGCTGGGCAGTTAGGGCGCGGCCGTTATTCCGAAATATCCATTTTAACGCACGTGCCGACACGCAGTTAGTAAGAAAAACAAAATTAGTTACGCATTGGTT from Micromonas commoda chromosome 3, complete sequence encodes:
- a CDS encoding predicted protein — translated: MPPVLRPRTPKKGDAPRVKTPGSARPVRREFRNGARAGTGAEDQKWSFALSSSGWLFVYYIGVVKALASRGFHRNSKIYGTSGGALTGCLLFLDIDLDALAEYAYICAAEARASIRGAFKLRDYCRGAITQFCTANAHEILQGRFEVSITRIFPWYKNLRVNNFPTYDFLIQSLMCSACITPLAGFPMWLKGHGLCFDGGVSDFQILKGLARNGTFCKLHCRKTNPKDLVVVCPFYSSRANIRPSKYVPIWWAFYPPPPYKLKELFELGQKDAHAWCDKQEDAGSSPEKDDSPRATSSEGSRSSDEDDDMEWEWQRKEKAQARGTSDAKDLSRESSVTADDQDMEPPTSPTATNRGFTEWAAECQEWASLSAEAAARRAMSAARAAANKAEAFVHHEAEVVHTYASGKFCQAQAAAEAMRRVASKSNLPEIDLIADLDDDDPEEEIPRGRFQAHRLLLKSLACMVIYLELVAQTLLNVCGAGAALLLPGVRSGKLREKVFECCRPLPRVLLQPVPGVRKVAKIDGKTAKALGNISVAYRVLCYLVHMEVHC
- the RPIA_1 gene encoding ribose 5-phosphate isomerase (Ribose 5-phosphate isomerase [Carbohydrate transport and metabolism]), with amino-acid sequence MVVGLGTGSTAYFAVERLGEKLKSGELKDIIAIPTSERTREQAESLGIPLCTLNEKSVLDVAIDGADEVDPDLALVKGGGGALLREKMVEVMAKKFVVIVDESKLCKGLGPGFPLPVEITPFCHMHTLRTIAALPSVAGCEAVLRMGSSSTNKPDGDNIAVTDNGNYIVDLHFKEPIKDVNKAAEELKNTVGVVDHGLFVGMSYQVIVAGKDGIKVAGTDGEPAWW